One Anolis carolinensis isolate JA03-04 chromosome 5, rAnoCar3.1.pri, whole genome shotgun sequence DNA segment encodes these proteins:
- the mcub gene encoding calcium uniporter regulatory subunit MCUb, mitochondrial isoform X2, translating to MEKEEREEQEPVRNTGTRCRNVSCVSMWLLNPMELLLWLLKGREGERGGEQVLCLRGTGIIRHQNRALYSTLVPSDVTMNYKYGLPVITLTLPSRKERCQFTIKPMRMTVGDFLHDLQREDNAIEKVEVFTADGNVISTSVLMEVLLMNDFKLCMNGTEYNVHPPLKDKISTEHATEMDDIKSLVHRLFAALHLEEYQMRKERELMQKMEVLKEELLPLEQMKAGINAAVDAKTSRLLWIGLALMSTQGGALAWLTWWVYSWDIMEPVTYFITYGSAMAFYAYFVLTKQDYIYPDIRDRQFLHYFHRKSKKSKFNVDQYNKLKEDLAQVEESLKRLKNPLKLHLPIEEINDKH from the exons CAATGTGTCGTGTGTGTCCATGTGGCTGTTAAATCCAATGGAGCTTCTGCTGTGGTTGTTAAAAggcagagaaggagagagaggaggtgAGCAA GTGCTGTGCCTGAGAGGAACTGGAATCATAAGACATCAAAACAGAGCCCTTTATAGCACACTGGTGCCATCTGATG TGACCATGAATTATAAATATGGACTGCCTGTGATTACCCTTACGTTGCCCTCAAGGAAGGAACGCTGCCAGTTTACTATCAAGCCAATGCGAATGACTGTGGGAGACTTCTTGCACGACTTACAGAGGGAGGACAATGCAATCGAAAAGGTAGAAGTCTTCACTGCAG ATGGCAATGTGATTTCAACTTCAGTGTTGATGGAAGTTCTGTTGATGAATGACTTCAAACTTTGCATGAATGGTACAGAATATAATGTACACCCTCCTCTGAAAG ATAAAATAAGCACAGAACATGCTACAGAAATGGATGATATCAAGTCTCTGGTTCACAGATTATTTGCAGCACTTCATTTAGAAGAGTATCAaatgagaaaagagagagaattaATGCAGAAAATGGAAGTTCTGAAAGAAGAACTCCTACCTCTAGAACAG ATGAAGGCTGGAATCAATGCAGCTGTTGACGCCAAGACCTCTCGCCTTCTATGGATTGGTTTAGCCTTAATGTCGACTCAAGGTGGAGCCTTGGCATGGCTTACATGGTGGGTGTACTCATGGGATATCATGGAGCCCGTCACGTATTTTATCACCTATGGAAGTGCCATGGCATTCTATGCTTACTTTGTACTGACCAAGCAG GATTATATATACCCAGATATTCGGGACAGGCAGTTCCTCCACTACTTTCACAGGAAATCCAAGAAATCCAAATTCAATGTGGACCAGtataataaattaaaagaagACCTTGCACAG GTGGAAGAATCCTTGAAACGGCTGAAGAATCCCTTAAAATTGCATCTCCCAATTGAAGAAATAAATGACAAACATTAA